One genomic segment of Oncorhynchus kisutch isolate 150728-3 linkage group LG15, Okis_V2, whole genome shotgun sequence includes these proteins:
- the LOC109906097 gene encoding collagenase 3-like: MCWMPPRQDKMEITGLLLLVVVAQSFAMPLSSPEETDEWLLAEKYLRRFYNLRAGLQGTPTHRSSDAMQAKVREMQSFFNLQVTGSLDTNTLELMSMARCGVPDVGEYNHFPRHLKWQNTNVTFRIVNYTPDLMKADVDRAIHNALNIWADVTPLTFKKLHEGKADIMIAFGTKEHGDFNPFDGPDGLLAHAYPPGRDIGGDTHFDEDEHWSIDSDAYNLFLVATHEFGHALGLSHSSDPGALMYPIYSYSQGYPLSEDDITGIQALYGPNPNDSKVKPKPDAPNKCDPMLSFDAVTELRGETIIFKDRFYWRLHPQFAEPEQTLIKSTWPSLPNKVDAAYEYPEKDMVFIFSGIRMWALNGYSLVEGYPKYIHKLGLPKTVRRVDAAVYIPDTGKTLLFSEEQFWSYDEKTNTMDSGFPRSIEMDFPGMGDEVDAALYKYGYLHFFHEHTQFEYSYSARKVIQIVRTNSFLNC; this comes from the exons ATGTGCTGGATGccaccaagacaagacaagatgGAAATCACAGGTTTACTGCTCCTTGTGGTGGTTGCTCAGTCATTTGCTATGCCTCTGTCATCACCGGAGGAGACTGACGAGTGGCTATTAGCCGAG AAATACCTCCGCAGGTTCTACAACCTTCGAGCTGGACTTCAGGGAACCCCGACCCACAGGTCGTCAGACGCCATGCAGGCTAAGGTCAGGGAGATGCAGTCCTTCTTCAACCTCCAAGTGACGGGGAGCCTGGACACTAACACCCTGGAACTGATGAGCATGGCCAGGTGTGGTGTCCCTGACGTGGGGGAATACAACCACTTTCCCCGACACCTCAAATGGCAGAACACCAATGTGACCTTCAG AATAGTGAATTATACCCCTGATCTGATGAAGGCAGATGTGGACAGAGCTATCCATAATGCCTTAAACATCTGGGCTGATGTCACGCCTCTGACCTTCAAGAAACTGCACGAGGGGAAGGCTGACATCATGATAGCATTTGGGACAAAAG AACATGGAGACTTCAACCCCTTTGACGGCCCTGACGGTCTCTTAGCCCATGCCTATCCCCCTGGCAGAGACATTGGAGGAGACACACACTTTGATGAAGATGAACATTGGTCAATAGACTCAGACG CCTACAACCTTTTCCTGGTCGCCACTCATGAGTTTGGCCATGCCCTTGGCTTGTCCCATTCTTCCGATCCTGGAGCTCTGATGTACCCAATCTACTCCTACAGCCAGGGTTATCCACTGTCTGAGGATGATATCACCGGCATTCAAGCTCTTTATG GCCCGAACCCCAATGACAGCAAAGTGAAGCCCAagccagatgccccaaacaaatGTGACCCCATGTTGAGTTTTGATGCTGTCACTGAGCTCAGAGGAGAAACAATCATCTTCAAAGACAG GTTCTACTGGCGTCTCCATCCTCAGTTTGCAGAGCCTGAGCAAACCCTGATCAAATCCACCTGGCCCTCCCTCCCCAACAAAGTGGATGCTGCCTATGAGTACCCTGAGAAAGACATGGTCTTCATATTCAGTG GTATTAGAATGTGGGCCCTGAACGGCTACAGCCTAGTGGAGGGCTACCCCAAATACATCCATAAACTGGGACTCCCCAAGACCGTGCGGAGGGTGGATGCTGCTGTGTACATCCCAGACACCGGCAAGACCCTTCTGTTCTCTGAAGAGCAGTTCTGGAG TTATGATGAGAAGACTAACACAATGGACAGTGGCTTCCCAAGATCCATTGAGATGGATTTCCCTGGAATGGGAGATGAGGTGGATGCTGCCTTATATAAATATG GATATTTGCATTTCTTCCATGAACATACACAGTTTGAATACAGCTACAGTGCAAGGAAGGTGATTCAGATTGTTAGGACAAACTCCTTTCTCAACTGCTGA